A single region of the Cereibacter sphaeroides 2.4.1 genome encodes:
- the tsaE gene encoding tRNA (adenosine(37)-N6)-threonylcarbamoyltransferase complex ATPase subunit type 1 TsaE produces MVAAMPDPVPLLLALASEEDTARLGAALARLLRPGDVLLLEGPIGAGKTHLARALIRAALGHEEEVPSPTFTLVQTYEAPGHEIWHADLYRLTHPDEVLELGLEAAFATAVCLVEWPDRLGDLAPPGALRLRLEAEGEGRRATLSGGRPGLLAELSEAWHG; encoded by the coding sequence ATGGTCGCGGCCATGCCGGATCCCGTCCCGCTCCTTCTCGCGCTCGCCTCGGAAGAGGATACCGCCCGTCTGGGCGCGGCCCTCGCCCGCCTCCTGCGGCCGGGCGACGTGCTTCTGCTCGAGGGGCCCATCGGTGCGGGCAAGACCCATCTCGCCCGCGCGCTGATCCGCGCGGCGCTGGGGCACGAGGAGGAGGTGCCCTCGCCCACCTTCACGCTGGTCCAGACCTACGAGGCGCCGGGGCACGAGATCTGGCACGCCGATCTCTACCGGCTGACCCATCCCGACGAGGTGCTGGAACTGGGGCTCGAGGCGGCCTTCGCGACGGCCGTCTGCCTCGTCGAATGGCCGGACCGGCTGGGCGACCTCGCCCCGCCCGGCGCGCTCCGCCTGCGGCTCGAGGCCGAGGGCGAAGGCCGACGCGCGACCCTGTCGGGCGGACGACCGGGCCTTCTCGCGGAGCTGTCGGAGGCGTGGCATGGCTGA
- a CDS encoding aminoglycoside phosphotransferase family protein, giving the protein MADPAPSDRAAQAAAFLAQAGWGAAERRHLAGDASDRSYERLRRGAETAVLMDAPPGRGDDPAAFVAIGAHLGGLGLSPPAVLAQDLANGFLLLEDLGDGLFARLLERAGADEADLYAAATDVLVHLQRAPAPAGLPDLSAADWARAAAMAPDWYARAATGAAPDAARVTTLLEEALLRHADGPRVLILRDYHAENLLWLPGRAGLARVGLLDFQLAQMGQPGYDLVSLLQDARRDVPEPVERAMIARFAAATGAEPQAFGAAYAVLGAQRALRILGIFARLCLVAGKPGYVALIPRVWGQLWRNLGHPALAPLAAECRALLPEPAPAVLERIRAQCGRMR; this is encoded by the coding sequence ATGGCTGATCCGGCGCCCTCCGACCGCGCTGCGCAGGCGGCGGCCTTTCTCGCGCAAGCGGGCTGGGGCGCGGCCGAGCGGCGCCATCTGGCAGGCGACGCCTCGGACCGGAGTTACGAGCGGCTGCGGCGGGGCGCGGAGACCGCCGTCCTGATGGACGCCCCGCCCGGCAGGGGCGACGATCCGGCGGCCTTCGTGGCCATCGGGGCCCATCTCGGCGGGCTGGGCCTCTCGCCGCCCGCCGTGCTGGCGCAGGATCTCGCGAACGGCTTCCTGCTTCTCGAGGATCTGGGCGACGGGCTCTTCGCCCGGCTGCTGGAACGCGCTGGCGCGGACGAGGCGGATCTCTACGCTGCGGCGACCGATGTGCTGGTCCATCTCCAGCGCGCGCCCGCGCCCGCAGGCCTGCCAGACCTCTCGGCGGCCGACTGGGCCCGCGCCGCGGCGATGGCGCCCGACTGGTATGCGCGCGCGGCCACCGGGGCGGCCCCCGATGCCGCGCGCGTCACGACCCTGCTCGAGGAGGCGCTGCTCCGCCATGCCGACGGGCCGCGCGTGCTGATCCTGCGGGACTATCACGCCGAGAACCTGCTCTGGCTGCCCGGCCGCGCGGGCCTCGCGCGGGTGGGGCTCCTCGACTTCCAGCTCGCCCAGATGGGCCAGCCGGGCTACGATCTGGTCTCGCTCCTGCAGGATGCGCGCCGCGACGTGCCCGAGCCGGTCGAGCGCGCCATGATCGCCCGCTTCGCCGCGGCCACGGGCGCCGAGCCGCAGGCCTTCGGGGCCGCCTATGCGGTTCTCGGCGCGCAGCGGGCGCTGCGCATCCTCGGCATCTTCGCCCGGCTCTGCCTCGTGGCGGGCAAGCCCGGCTATGTCGCGCTGATCCCGCGGGTCTGGGGCCAGCTCTGGCGCAATCTCGGCCACCCCGCGCTCGCGCCGCTGGCGGCCGAGTGCCGCGCCCTCCTGCCGGAGCCCGCTCCGGCCGTTCTGGAAAGGATCCGCGCGCAATGCGGCCGGATGCGGTGA